A DNA window from Rossellomorea marisflavi contains the following coding sequences:
- a CDS encoding TasA family protein has protein sequence MTIKKKLGVGMASAVLGLSLIGGGTFAAFNDTATVNNHFASGTLKLSVGSNEGNKPNNFDISNMKPGDSVQRKYRLENAGTILIENIFMTVKAKEYSNNDSGATLEEFLNQFEITLYNVHSKNDGEYNDKNSLIKENTSVTLKDLVKGDLSGKIKGRYMTEGKVNLAPIGISNNSRSSTSKGNTLVIMIKFKEDSSKTDNGEFYQNKFMNNTVNFDINFEATQ, from the coding sequence ATGACTATCAAGAAAAAGTTAGGGGTTGGGATGGCATCAGCAGTATTGGGGCTATCTTTAATCGGTGGAGGGACATTTGCGGCGTTTAATGATACGGCCACAGTGAATAATCATTTTGCATCTGGGACACTAAAACTTAGTGTGGGGAGTAATGAAGGTAATAAACCGAACAACTTCGATATTTCAAATATGAAACCAGGGGATAGCGTGCAAAGGAAATATAGGCTTGAAAATGCTGGAACAATATTAATAGAGAATATTTTTATGACAGTCAAAGCTAAAGAGTATTCAAATAATGATAGTGGTGCAACATTAGAGGAGTTTTTGAACCAATTTGAAATAACATTATACAATGTTCATTCTAAGAATGATGGTGAATATAATGACAAAAACTCTCTGATTAAGGAAAATACGAGTGTCACTCTTAAGGATCTAGTAAAGGGTGATTTGAGTGGTAAAATTAAAGGTAGGTATATGACTGAAGGCAAAGTGAATTTGGCACCTATTGGTATAAGTAACAATTCAAGATCCTCTACATCGAAAGGTAATACACTTGTCATAATGATCAAATTTAAAGAGGATAGCAGTAAAACTGATAACGGTGAGTTTTATCAGAATAAATTTATGAATAATACAGTAAACTTCGATATTAATTTTGAAGCAACTCAATAA
- the sipW gene encoding signal peptidase I SipW, whose product MVKRKRKGRNRLKKFLSNSITAILFIVFIGMMFIVISSMASGGEPQLFGKQLKTVLSGSMEPEFQTGSVIAVEPVQDAEALKKGDVISFVVPDGTMVTHRITDVTKNGDQTLFQTKGDNNKEADTEPVLSQNVVAKYTGFTIPYLGYFVDFAKSNKGMALLMIIPGVFLLGYSAFTIRSALKEIDQNQTKKELDKPA is encoded by the coding sequence ATGGTGAAGCGAAAAAGGAAGGGGAGGAATCGGTTGAAAAAGTTTCTGAGTAATAGTATCACAGCCATTCTATTCATCGTGTTCATTGGAATGATGTTCATCGTCATTTCATCCATGGCATCGGGAGGAGAGCCGCAGCTCTTCGGCAAGCAGCTGAAGACCGTACTTTCAGGTTCGATGGAGCCTGAGTTCCAAACAGGATCGGTCATCGCAGTGGAGCCTGTTCAAGATGCAGAAGCCTTGAAAAAGGGAGATGTCATCTCGTTCGTAGTCCCGGATGGCACCATGGTCACCCATAGAATTACAGACGTCACGAAAAATGGAGATCAGACGCTATTCCAAACCAAAGGGGATAACAACAAAGAAGCAGATACTGAACCCGTCCTCTCTCAAAATGTAGTAGCTAAATACACAGGATTCACGATTCCCTATCTTGGCTATTTTGTAGACTTTGCCAAGTCCAATAAAGGAATGGCCCTTCTCATGATCATCCCGGGCGTTTTCCTCCTGGGGTACTCAGCCTTCACCATCCGCTCGGCCCTTAAAGAAATCGATCAAAATCAAACGAAAAAAGAGCTCGACAAACCAGCGTGA
- the tapA gene encoding amyloid fiber anchoring/assembly protein TapA codes for MSVVRNKGWSEKSFKRVLMLLGGVLIWYTAIFTGIYLTSETKAQYNDVEVIAGSIHVDWEVESDTEDWDKSSFEFVTIKGDCTKIEAAFTNTGSGDAKGPLRYKIQWAPGGNGKDGTIVKEEVLQRGLKSGESITLTHKPDKEGKYRFTLFQHPNHPGKSDPTGDLTIGKCAKPKAVEKLEKAEEETDKSQSVEETLPNSDADKQEATSEKEKQESNQTNKQSTTIEEKPTGESEVVPPLNGEAKKEGEESVEKVSE; via the coding sequence GTGAGCGTCGTTAGAAACAAAGGATGGTCAGAAAAATCATTTAAAAGAGTCCTCATGTTATTAGGAGGCGTACTCATTTGGTATACAGCGATTTTTACGGGGATATATCTTACTTCTGAGACGAAGGCTCAATATAATGATGTAGAAGTGATTGCTGGTTCTATTCATGTGGATTGGGAAGTTGAATCAGATACAGAAGATTGGGATAAGAGTTCTTTTGAATTCGTCACGATAAAAGGGGACTGTACGAAAATAGAAGCAGCGTTTACAAATACAGGTTCCGGGGATGCAAAAGGTCCACTCCGATATAAAATACAGTGGGCGCCAGGCGGAAATGGTAAGGACGGAACGATTGTGAAGGAAGAAGTCCTTCAGCGGGGACTGAAATCCGGCGAATCCATCACGCTTACCCATAAGCCTGATAAAGAAGGCAAATACCGGTTCACGCTATTCCAGCATCCGAATCATCCGGGGAAATCAGACCCTACAGGTGACTTGACCATTGGGAAGTGTGCGAAGCCGAAAGCCGTAGAAAAATTGGAGAAGGCAGAGGAAGAAACAGACAAGTCACAATCGGTAGAGGAGACTCTCCCTAACAGTGATGCCGATAAACAGGAAGCGACCAGTGAGAAAGAAAAGCAAGAATCCAATCAAACGAACAAGCAATCCACTACTATAGAAGAAAAGCCGACAGGAGAATCTGAAGTGGTACCACCGTTGAATGGTGAAGCGAAAAAGGAAGGGGAGGAATCGGTTGAAAAAGTTTCTGAGTAA
- a CDS encoding GntR family transcriptional regulator, translating to MTLPKASQTAYLQAYEYIRDKILNGSFPGGTKLVEERLAEELGLSRTPVREAIRKLDEEGLLEKKRVVNPTETDLRHVFEVRILLEGAAARSAAQYLNEEQLARLQECVEIGRNGTKEEIMKANFEFHDIIIQATRNPVMVDIIDRMQSIIYLFRKTVVAYKRPFLIDEHEEIYQAIAAHDGAKAEVLMKEHLKADLEFCLNYIG from the coding sequence ATTACATTGCCGAAAGCATCACAAACAGCGTACCTGCAAGCATATGAGTATATACGGGACAAAATATTGAACGGCAGTTTTCCAGGGGGTACCAAGCTTGTGGAGGAGCGCCTCGCCGAAGAACTGGGCCTGAGCCGCACCCCCGTGAGGGAAGCGATCCGCAAGCTGGACGAAGAAGGCCTCCTCGAGAAGAAAAGGGTCGTGAATCCGACGGAAACCGATCTCCGCCATGTCTTCGAGGTCCGGATCCTCCTCGAAGGGGCCGCCGCCAGAAGCGCCGCACAATACCTCAACGAAGAGCAGCTTGCACGGCTGCAAGAGTGCGTAGAGATCGGAAGGAACGGCACCAAGGAAGAAATCATGAAAGCCAACTTCGAATTCCATGACATCATCATCCAGGCCACCCGTAACCCCGTCATGGTTGATATCATCGACCGCATGCAGTCTATCATCTACCTCTTCAGGAAAACTGTCGTCGCCTACAAGCGTCCATTCCTAATCGACGAACATGAAGAAATCTATCAGGCCATCGCCGCTCATGATGGTGCTAAGGCAGAGGTTCTTATGAAAGAACATCTGAAGGCGGATCTGGAATTTTGTTTGAACTATATAGGGTAG
- the garR gene encoding 2-hydroxy-3-oxopropionate reductase: MKSTKLKALTKGVEFIMKTIGFIGLGIMGKPMALNLIKGGYDVKVFDINENAVAELASQGATPAVSPKATAEGSDVIITMLPKSEHVLSVVLNENGIIHGAKPGSIVIDMSSITPVVSKQIAETLAASGVHMMDAPVSGGEPKAIDGTLAIMVGGKPDVFESALPVLQCMGTSITLVGDHGCGTTAKLANQIMVNVNIAAMSEALVLAAKAGIDVEKMYEAIRGGLAGSAVLDAKVPLILERNFEAGGRIDINLKDLTNVMDTAHSIGVPLPISSQVLEIFHSMALDGKAADDHGGIVQYYEKLAKVEVRKGVSI; the protein is encoded by the coding sequence ATGAAATCAACCAAACTGAAAGCACTTACAAAAGGAGTGGAATTCATCATGAAAACGATTGGATTTATTGGACTCGGAATCATGGGGAAGCCGATGGCGCTGAACCTCATCAAAGGTGGATATGACGTAAAGGTCTTCGATATTAACGAAAATGCCGTAGCGGAACTTGCTTCACAAGGAGCGACACCTGCTGTATCTCCAAAGGCAACGGCGGAAGGCAGCGATGTCATCATCACAATGCTTCCAAAATCGGAACATGTATTGAGTGTTGTCTTGAATGAAAACGGTATCATCCATGGTGCGAAACCTGGAAGCATCGTCATCGATATGAGCTCCATCACGCCGGTCGTATCAAAGCAGATTGCCGAAACCCTTGCTGCTTCAGGCGTGCATATGATGGATGCCCCGGTGAGCGGCGGGGAACCGAAAGCGATCGACGGGACCCTCGCCATCATGGTCGGGGGCAAGCCTGACGTATTTGAGAGCGCCCTTCCTGTTCTTCAGTGCATGGGCACATCCATTACCCTCGTCGGCGATCACGGATGTGGCACGACGGCGAAGCTTGCGAATCAGATCATGGTGAACGTGAATATCGCCGCCATGTCGGAAGCTCTCGTCCTCGCAGCCAAAGCAGGGATCGACGTGGAGAAGATGTACGAAGCGATCCGCGGCGGACTTGCCGGCAGTGCCGTCCTCGATGCCAAGGTGCCCCTCATCCTTGAGCGGAACTTTGAAGCAGGCGGACGAATCGATATCAATCTGAAGGATCTGACCAACGTCATGGATACTGCTCACTCCATCGGGGTGCCCCTTCCGATCTCGTCTCAGGTACTCGAGATCTTCCACAGCATGGCCCTTGACGGGAAAGCGGCGGAT